Genomic DNA from Shewanella woodyi ATCC 51908:
GCCAGATCGCGATGCAAGGATTGCTGTACCTGATCTCTGCTGAACTCTTGGTTAAACTGAAACCATTGCCAAAGTGCTAAGATCAAAATGAAGACAACTAAACTTGCGGAGAGTAGTAGCCGACTAAAGAGACTATTCATTAATGTGACCGTGTTTCTGGTGGTGAGAATTTATAGCCTACTCCCCATACTGTTTTAACAAGCTCAGCAGCGGGAGTGCAATGGGATAGCTTGGCACGTAGGCGGTTTATATGGCTATTTACTGTATGTTCATAGCCTGAGTAGGAGTAACCCCAAACGGCTTCTAATAGCTGCAATCGACTAAATACCTGCTTAGGGTGCTTAGCCATAAACAGGAGGAGGTCAAACTCTCTGGCGGTTAACTCAAGTTGTGTGTCGAAGGCGATAACTTCTCGCGTGTCACAGTTGATAGTAATACCATTGAAGTCCAACTGTTGCTCTTCATGTTCAGTTTGATGGCCTCGTCTAAGCAGGGCTTTTACCCTGGCCCTAAGCTCAAGCACACTAAATGGTTTTGTCAGGTAGTCATCAGCTCCAGATTCAAGCCCCAGCACGATATCTGCTTCAGAGTCTTTGGCTGTCAACATCATGCAAGGTGTCTCTTTTCCAGCATGACGAAGTTGTTGGCACAGCATAAGTCCATCTCCATCAGGAAGGGTTCGATCGATTAAGATAAGATCAAAACTCTTAAGCTCTAGGTTTTGGTTTGCCTGCTTTAGGGTAGTGCAGTGAATAACATCAAAATTGAGAGTGTTGAGGTTGAGTTTGACTAAATTCGCAAGATCCGGCTCATCTTCAACGAGTAAAATTTTGTGAGTATATTGATTATTCGCTGTACGTGTTCCATTCATCTTAAGTGCCTCGAAGCGGATCCTTAAACAGTAGACCCACCTCGAGTGCTTTTTATTTCATCGATTGATAAACACCCTTGATTATTGAGTTCGGTTTATCATGATGCTGAGGACTGGATTGTCGAATCGATGGGATGCAGAGAGAACTGAGTCTGTTAGCCCATCGTCTTGACTTATCACCCCTGGATGAGCGTGCACCCTGTCAACATCGTCACGCATAGCATTAAACCCCTCTCCACCATCAGCAGGTCCTGGAAGAGTCCCTTTTGCTTCAGAATTGGATTCGGTACCTGCATCGTAAGCGATTGACCTAAATCTTATGGTTTGATCAACTGCTAGCTCACCTAATGAAAAGTCATTGAGACCTGCAAAAGCATCATTGGTATTGACCAACATGGTGAGTATGGATAAAGAATCAACATCATCAGGGGCGAGGCTAAGCTCTATACTCTCAGACATGCCTGGAGGCAAGATACCTGCTCCGACGGTGACGCTATCTACGTCATCCATCGATGAGAAAAGTGAACCATCACCTGACTCTGCTATTGTCTCTAGCGCCAGACTTGCAGGGGAGCCAACCTGCCAAGCTGATATGTCACCGTGTGCAATAAGAGTAATGGGAGACATTGGCTGGTTGGCCGTTAAGTTTGTCACCGTTACGCTATAAACTTGATTAACCACAGGCGCCGGTGGTGCTGGAGGGGTGACCTCTGGCGTATTATCACTATCGGAACAGGCACTGAGGAACAGGCTTGAAGATATTGCAGCCACGAGAAGGAGTTTATTTCGTGGTAGAGTTTTGAATGTATTCATCTGATACCACCTATTTAACTTCAACAACGACTCTTGCTACTGGGTTTAACCATCTGTGAATACGGCTATCAAGGTCACTTATACCACCAGCTTCATCCATATCACCTAATACACCTGCATGAATATGTACCTTGTCGTTTGCACTTGTGTCACTGACACCGGTTCCATTCATTCCTGCATCCATCCCAGGCGCAGCAGGGATACCGGGTGCACCAGGCATTCCTCCGCCATTGACTATCTCATCATTGGCTTCTGTGCCCGCATCATAAGCATTAACGTTGATAGTATAGGTGCCGGGAGTGGTAGGTATTTCCCAAGCATCAAGCCCAATAAAAGCATCATTCGTGGGCAGTACCATGGCGACTATGGATAGGTGTGTCATAGATTGAGTATCTAGCATAATCTCGTTAACTTTTCCGCCTGGAGCTAGAAGCCCTTCAGCTGGATTGCCTACCGTTAATTCGTTGTTGCCTGTTGCTGCAGCCATAAGATCTGCTATATCACCGCCTTCTGCCATTTTCTGTAATGCAGGGCTTGCCATCTCACCAGCTTGAAATTGATGGCTGGTGTTATCGTGAGCAGTGATTAGGATGGGGGTAAAGTGGTTGCCTTGAGTAAGGTTTGTGATGCTTATCTCTAACTCTGCAGCCATTGACGGTGCAGCTAGCATTAGCCCATTGAGTATTAAAATCTTACTTACTTTATTTAGGTTCATTATCTCTCTCCATATTGGTGTATATGTCGAGTATTACTAAATGAGATCACTGCAGTATCGCGTGTTTTTCACAACTTAGTTTTAAAAGTGTCACAAAAGTTTCACGGCCGAGTGGGGATAGGTTAGTCAGATCTCAAAATGAGGTAAATATTAATTTTACAGAGGGTTTTGTGTGCTAAATCAAAGCTAAGTAGTTTAGAAGGATGCACCCTATCGCTTACTTTAGCAACGGGCAAATTATAGCGGGTGTTATCCTGTTCCCAAATGGGGTATTTTGCACGGCGAAGTTATGGCTTTAGTCTGTTTTGAGTGGAGCCGCTGTTAATTTTCCATGAATGATCCCTGTGAGACAAAATGCATATTGGCAAGAAACTCATCGTCTTTGTTGTTGGCTTCTGTCTTCCGGCAGTTATTGCCGTTTCTTACTGTTTAAGCATGTGGTTTGAGCATAGAGTCGATAGATTAAGAATGAATGCCGTTAACGCTGAGTTAGTGGCTATTAAGACACAATTGAACAGTGATATTAAACAATTGACGCTAATGGCCGATGTTTATGCGGTTCCTATTGCAGATCTTAGCCCCATGTCCAGAGTTTCATTAGATGAAGCTTGGCGTAACAGTACAATCTCGGACAGCCTTAGTCTATTTTATCTTAATCGAGGAGAGTTGGAGCCTTTCTCACCACTT
This window encodes:
- a CDS encoding response regulator transcription factor — protein: MNGTRTANNQYTHKILLVEDEPDLANLVKLNLNTLNFDVIHCTTLKQANQNLELKSFDLILIDRTLPDGDGLMLCQQLRHAGKETPCMMLTAKDSEADIVLGLESGADDYLTKPFSVLELRARVKALLRRGHQTEHEEQQLDFNGITINCDTREVIAFDTQLELTAREFDLLLFMAKHPKQVFSRLQLLEAVWGYSYSGYEHTVNSHINRLRAKLSHCTPAAELVKTVWGVGYKFSPPETRSH
- a CDS encoding spondin domain-containing protein, giving the protein MNTFKTLPRNKLLLVAAISSSLFLSACSDSDNTPEVTPPAPPAPVVNQVYSVTVTNLTANQPMSPITLIAHGDISAWQVGSPASLALETIAESGDGSLFSSMDDVDSVTVGAGILPPGMSESIELSLAPDDVDSLSILTMLVNTNDAFAGLNDFSLGELAVDQTIRFRSIAYDAGTESNSEAKGTLPGPADGGEGFNAMRDDVDRVHAHPGVISQDDGLTDSVLSASHRFDNPVLSIMINRTQ
- a CDS encoding spondin domain-containing protein; this encodes MNLNKVSKILILNGLMLAAPSMAAELEISITNLTQGNHFTPILITAHDNTSHQFQAGEMASPALQKMAEGGDIADLMAAATGNNELTVGNPAEGLLAPGGKVNEIMLDTQSMTHLSIVAMVLPTNDAFIGLDAWEIPTTPGTYTINVNAYDAGTEANDEIVNGGGMPGAPGIPAAPGMDAGMNGTGVSDTSANDKVHIHAGVLGDMDEAGGISDLDSRIHRWLNPVARVVVEVK